Below is a window of Cytophaga hutchinsonii ATCC 33406 DNA.
TGAGACAATACAATACGTTTGTCATCTTTAGAGAACTCCAATACTTTGAAATCTAATGATTCACCTTGTTCTGCATTTGCACCATCAGCTTTCACTAAATGTTTGTTCATAGCGAAACCTTCGATACCATATGGCAACTCAAGAACAGCACCTTTATCGTTTTTAGAGATAAGTGTAGCAGTATGAGTAGAACCCGGAGTGAAGATTGTTTCAAATGTATTCCAAGGGTTTTCTTCTAATTGTTTGTGGCCTAAAGCAAGTCTTCTGTTTTCAACATCCAACTCCAATACAACTACATCCAGTTTATCACCAACCTTAACAAATTCAGACGGGTGTTTGATTTTCTTCGTCCATGATAAATCAGAAACGTGAACAAGACCATCAATACCTTCTTCTAATTCGATGAATAAACCGAAGTTTGTTAAGTTACGCACTAAACCTGTGTGTTTCGTACCAACAGCATATTTAGAGATCGCATCAGACTTAGTCCAAGGATCTTCTGTCAATTGCTTAATACCTAAAGACATTTTACGTTCGTCACGATCTAATGTCAATACAACTGTTTCTAATTCATCACCAACTTTGATAAAGTCTTGTGGATTACGTAAGTGCTGAGACCAGCTCATTTCTGATACGTGGATCAAACCTTCAACACCTGGGTGTAATTCAAGGAATGCACCGTAATCAGCTACGTTAACAATTTTACCTTTGATTTTTGAACCAACAACAACATCAGCAGCAAGCGCATCCCAAGGATGAGAAGTAAGTTGTTTCATACCAAGAGAGATACGTTTTTTCTCTTCGTCGAAATCCAACACTACAACCTGTACTTTCTGATCTAAGCTCAATACTTCCTGCGGATGGCTTATGCGGCCCCATGAAATATCTGTAATGTGCAGTAAACCATCAACACCACCTAAATCGATGAACACACCGAAGTTTGTCATGTTTTTGATCACACCTTCTAATACCTGACCTTTTTCAAGGTTGTTCAGGATTACAGCTTTTTGTTTTTCGATATCTTTTTCGATCAACACTTTGTGTGATACGACAACGTTATCGTTTGTATAGTTGATTTTAACAACCTT
It encodes the following:
- the rpsA gene encoding 30S ribosomal protein S1; the encoded protein is MYNRVNIMLTPKPEDFNWDLVGDKGFGGGYTAAEKEKIASLYEGTLSEVTEKQVLSGTVVGVTERDVIINIGFKSDGLIPLSEFRDVDGGVKVGEVYDVFVEDQENASGQLVLSRRKARIVKAWENIQGALDNDIIIEALVKRRTKGGLIVDLFGVEAFLPGSQIDVKPIRDFDIFVGKKMEVKVVKINYTNDNVVVSHKVLIEKDIEKQKAVILNNLEKGQVLEGVIKNMTNFGVFIDLGGVDGLLHITDISWGRISHPQEVLSLDQKVQVVVLDFDEEKKRISLGMKQLTSHPWDALAADVVVGSKIKGKIVNVADYGAFLELHPGVEGLIHVSEMSWSQHLRNPQDFIKVGDELETVVLTLDRDERKMSLGIKQLTEDPWTKSDAISKYAVGTKHTGLVRNLTNFGLFIELEEGIDGLVHVSDLSWTKKIKHPSEFVKVGDKLDVVVLELDVENRRLALGHKQLEENPWNTFETIFTPGSTHTATLISKNDKGAVLELPYGIEGFAMNKHLVKADGANAEQGESLDFKVLEFSKDDKRIVLSHTKTFSEVAEDAAAPADKKKKAAPAKGAKAPATAKTPAVEKSTLGDIEALSNLKDSMDGKK